A stretch of Fibrobacter sp. DNA encodes these proteins:
- a CDS encoding fibrobacter succinogenes major paralogous domain-containing protein, protein MGSQVWMAQNIDYLPDDTVGTKYGGNTVCGGGTTGTFNEGDCSIHGRLYTREVLIDPIGDGRVICPDGWIVPTLTHWNVLIEYLGGASVAGKKMKLDDNSMWGENMEHSNESGFSATLAGYYTIFNGFNDVTDTYKRTSMLVYPVDNSLYSDEIKTKTIYDDEDTLRDLKYHGPQYAISVRCIKD, encoded by the coding sequence ATCGGCTCTCAAGTATGGATGGCTCAAAATATTGATTATCTGCCGGATGATACGGTGGGGACGAAATATGGGGGGAATACTGTTTGCGGAGGCGGTACAACGGGAACCTTTAATGAAGGTGATTGCTCTATCCATGGAAGATTGTATACAAGAGAAGTTCTTATTGATCCTATTGGCGATGGACGAGTTATATGTCCGGATGGGTGGATAGTTCCAACACTGACTCATTGGAATGTATTGATTGAATATTTAGGGGGGGCTTCTGTTGCAGGAAAAAAAATGAAATTGGATGATAATTCTATGTGGGGCGAAAATATGGAACATTCGAATGAATCTGGATTCTCAGCTACTTTAGCTGGCTATTATACTATATTTAATGGATTTAACGATGTTACTGATACCTACAAAAGAACTTCAATGCTCGTATATCCTGTTGATAATTCATTGTATTCTGATGAAATAAAAACAAAAACGATTTATGATGACGAAGATACACTTAGGGATCTTAAGTACCATGGACCACAATATGCAATTTCCGTTCGTTGCATAAAGGATTAA